The following are encoded in a window of Corynebacterium marinum DSM 44953 genomic DNA:
- a CDS encoding DUF3107 domain-containing protein has protein sequence MDIKIGFADSPRELVITTDTDQNEVAEQVAQALDNDAATLKLTNDKGVRYIVRARQIAYVELGTTTQRSVGFAGA, from the coding sequence ATGGATATCAAGATCGGATTCGCAGATTCCCCGCGTGAGCTCGTCATCACCACCGACACCGACCAGAATGAGGTGGCAGAGCAGGTCGCACAGGCGCTGGACAACGATGCCGCGACCCTCAAGCTGACCAACGACAAGGGCGTCCGCTACATCGTCCGCGCACGCCAGATCGCCTACGTGGAACTCGGCACCACCACCCAGCGCTCCGTCGGTTTCGCCGGCGCCTGA
- a CDS encoding TIGR02569 family protein has protein sequence MIQETVPAHVVAAFQGEVGLPEPAGHAWDNGWRVGSVVYSRASGVAAGWSAKLRGTLQIDGVRLARPVRSTDGRFVVAGWKASTWIDGDLSRRVDETVLVALRLADALAEQPAPPEPEQADLFVLADHRAWEETSPEYRPVAGPMQVGHADLLTCTLYHGSQAPVVTDLVPFSVPRPRGYTAALVIVDGLIAGAVDDGILDRFRHLPDLDQLLLRAVSYRRHVNDLHPHSSSNARAHIRRVEDLLVSRLADTI, from the coding sequence ATGATCCAGGAGACCGTCCCCGCCCACGTCGTCGCCGCATTCCAGGGCGAGGTCGGCCTGCCGGAACCGGCCGGCCACGCCTGGGACAACGGCTGGCGGGTCGGATCCGTCGTGTACTCCCGCGCCAGCGGCGTGGCCGCCGGATGGTCCGCGAAACTGCGCGGCACCCTCCAGATCGACGGGGTGCGCCTCGCGCGGCCGGTCCGCTCCACCGACGGCCGGTTCGTCGTCGCCGGCTGGAAGGCCTCCACCTGGATCGACGGCGACCTGTCGCGCCGGGTGGATGAGACGGTCCTGGTCGCGCTGCGCCTGGCCGACGCGCTGGCGGAGCAGCCCGCCCCGCCGGAGCCCGAGCAGGCGGATCTTTTCGTGCTGGCGGACCATCGGGCGTGGGAGGAGACCTCGCCCGAGTACCGGCCTGTCGCCGGACCGATGCAGGTCGGTCACGCCGACCTGCTGACCTGCACCCTCTACCACGGCTCGCAGGCCCCGGTGGTGACGGATCTGGTGCCTTTCTCCGTGCCGCGCCCGCGCGGTTACACGGCGGCCCTGGTCATCGTCGACGGACTCATCGCCGGAGCCGTGGACGACGGCATTCTCGACAGATTCCGTCATCTTCCCGACCTCGACCAGCTGTTACTGCGCGCCGTGAGCTACCGTCGCCACGTCAACGATCTGCATCCGCACTCGTCCTCGAACGCCCGTGCCCACATCCGGAGGGTGGAGGATCTGCTCGTGTCGAGGCTTGCTGACACAATCTAG
- a CDS encoding ATP-dependent helicase gives MSDISPLLLSRVLGQEHGPTPQQADIIGEEPGPLLVVAGAGAGKTETMASRVVWLMANGFATPDQVLGLTFTRKATQQLGRRIRQRLQTLAGTPKVRDQDPSGKLADQLVNQAPTVSTYDSFAGQLIREYGLLVPVEPTARIITEAERYAIAHEVVTNYRGRLTATQSVGHVTESLINLVDEMNNQVVTAEEIVSESRALVDTVPDLPKGPRQGAALNKKVQGWLDTQETRLEYLPLVESLRSELDRRGVVTFNEQMSVAAALARDNAAVGAAQRRRFRVVMLDEYQDTSHAQRVLMRSLFGAEEPGLTVTAVGDPMQSIYGWRGATAANLAAFTEDFPVDGAPAPKRELTVSFRNPPEILSLANAVSAEVLGTGPDRAVAPLDPREDAPAGEVTLGFWADPEEEIAYVADRLAAEYHLRQEAGDNFDAAVLVRKNRHTGPIAEALAERGVPYEVVGLSGLLHEPEVADVVAVATMLIRPADTAAALRVLTGPMVGLGLADLVALGQRARNLTGRPDRVIHPGEPLERLVSQLAELTADPPEQISGLTDAIADLGERSRYSPDGVRRLEKLSARLRRLRTLSLGKSLPDLFADIEQAFGVRTEVLARRSDAGAVHLDRLAEHVAGFAGDSLSALLDYFRLAADHEKGLAAGEVTHRGDRVQILTSHKAKGLEWKMVCVLHTDSGTWSAKASTFLTNITRVPDPEFGALAADDRKEFEDLAAAYIDGRRAAEAEEATRLFYVAITRSERTLLVTGSAQTAKAQPYEHLERLRALVPEEAVVAWEVAQDSGNEQEKQGKLPPEGTFPDLHPDPHAQAGAELVRAAMAELPPAAAGETYEFWEAETSALIAEHEAMLAPVVEVELPGELTATDLVALRQDPVQFARRQRRPVPFRPNQYAKRGTAFHEWLEDRFGGGSLLDEEQLPGIDEEVVHAEDLARLKESFLASEWSERTPAFVEQPFEVSIGGVVVRGRMDAVFRDPGNPEGWLIVDWKTGRPPRGPERRAAIIQLAVYREAWRRIIGDAPVRAAFHYVGWNETLEPRDLPGADDLVALLAHATAGNQ, from the coding sequence GTGTCTGACATCTCCCCGCTCCTGCTGTCCCGTGTGCTCGGCCAGGAGCACGGCCCCACGCCGCAGCAGGCTGACATCATCGGCGAGGAACCCGGCCCGCTGCTCGTGGTCGCCGGCGCCGGCGCGGGGAAAACCGAGACAATGGCCTCCCGGGTCGTCTGGCTCATGGCCAACGGCTTCGCCACCCCCGACCAGGTCCTCGGGCTCACCTTCACCCGCAAGGCCACCCAGCAGCTCGGCCGGCGGATCCGGCAACGTCTGCAGACGCTCGCCGGCACCCCGAAGGTCCGCGACCAGGACCCCAGCGGCAAGCTGGCCGACCAGCTGGTCAACCAGGCGCCGACAGTGTCCACCTACGACTCTTTCGCGGGCCAGCTCATCCGTGAATACGGCCTGCTCGTGCCGGTGGAACCCACGGCCCGCATCATCACCGAGGCGGAGCGCTACGCCATCGCCCACGAGGTGGTGACCAACTACCGGGGGCGGCTCACCGCGACCCAGTCCGTCGGGCACGTCACCGAATCCCTCATCAACCTGGTCGACGAAATGAACAACCAGGTGGTCACGGCGGAGGAGATCGTCAGCGAATCCCGCGCCCTCGTGGACACGGTCCCGGACCTGCCCAAGGGCCCGCGCCAGGGCGCCGCCCTCAACAAGAAGGTCCAGGGTTGGCTGGACACCCAGGAGACCCGCCTGGAGTATCTGCCGCTCGTCGAGTCCCTCCGGAGCGAACTGGACCGCCGCGGGGTGGTCACCTTCAACGAGCAGATGTCGGTCGCCGCGGCGCTGGCCCGTGACAACGCCGCCGTCGGCGCTGCCCAACGCCGCCGCTTCCGCGTCGTCATGCTCGACGAGTACCAGGACACCTCCCACGCCCAGCGGGTGCTCATGCGCAGCCTGTTCGGGGCAGAGGAGCCCGGCCTGACCGTCACCGCCGTCGGCGACCCGATGCAGTCGATCTACGGCTGGCGCGGCGCGACGGCCGCAAACCTCGCCGCCTTCACGGAGGATTTCCCGGTCGACGGCGCGCCCGCCCCGAAGCGGGAGCTGACGGTCTCCTTCCGCAACCCCCCGGAGATCCTCTCCCTGGCCAACGCCGTCTCCGCGGAAGTGCTGGGCACCGGACCGGACCGGGCGGTCGCGCCGCTGGATCCGCGGGAAGACGCGCCCGCGGGCGAGGTCACGCTGGGCTTCTGGGCCGACCCGGAGGAGGAGATCGCCTACGTCGCGGACCGCCTGGCCGCTGAGTACCACCTCCGGCAGGAGGCGGGGGACAACTTCGACGCAGCGGTGCTCGTTCGCAAGAACCGCCATACCGGCCCCATCGCCGAGGCCCTGGCGGAACGCGGCGTGCCCTACGAGGTGGTGGGGCTCAGCGGCCTGCTCCACGAACCCGAGGTCGCGGACGTCGTGGCCGTGGCCACCATGCTCATCCGCCCGGCCGACACCGCCGCGGCCCTGCGCGTCCTCACCGGCCCGATGGTGGGGCTCGGCCTGGCGGACCTGGTGGCCCTCGGGCAGCGGGCCCGCAACCTCACCGGCCGTCCCGACCGTGTCATCCACCCCGGGGAGCCCCTGGAGCGCCTGGTCTCCCAGCTGGCGGAACTGACCGCCGACCCGCCCGAGCAGATCAGCGGACTCACCGACGCCATCGCGGACCTCGGCGAGCGCTCCCGCTACTCCCCGGACGGCGTGCGCCGCCTGGAGAAGCTCTCCGCGCGGCTGCGCCGTCTGCGCACCCTGAGCCTGGGCAAGTCCCTGCCCGATCTGTTCGCCGACATCGAGCAGGCCTTCGGCGTGCGCACCGAGGTGCTCGCCCGCCGCTCCGACGCCGGCGCCGTCCACCTGGACCGGCTCGCCGAGCACGTCGCCGGTTTCGCCGGGGATTCGCTCAGCGCGCTGCTGGACTACTTCCGGTTGGCGGCGGACCACGAGAAGGGCCTCGCCGCCGGCGAGGTCACCCACCGCGGCGACCGGGTGCAGATCCTCACCTCCCACAAGGCCAAGGGACTGGAATGGAAGATGGTGTGCGTCCTCCACACCGACTCCGGCACGTGGTCGGCGAAGGCCTCGACCTTCCTCACCAACATCACCCGGGTGCCGGACCCGGAGTTCGGCGCGCTGGCGGCCGATGACCGCAAGGAGTTCGAGGACCTGGCCGCCGCATACATCGACGGCCGACGGGCCGCCGAGGCGGAGGAGGCCACCCGGCTGTTCTACGTCGCCATCACCCGTTCCGAGCGCACCCTCCTGGTGACCGGCTCCGCCCAGACCGCGAAGGCTCAACCCTACGAGCACCTGGAACGCCTTCGCGCCCTCGTGCCCGAGGAAGCCGTGGTGGCCTGGGAGGTGGCGCAGGACAGCGGCAACGAACAGGAGAAACAGGGGAAACTTCCTCCGGAGGGGACCTTCCCCGATCTCCACCCCGACCCCCACGCGCAGGCCGGCGCGGAGCTGGTGCGCGCGGCGATGGCGGAACTGCCGCCCGCTGCCGCCGGCGAGACCTATGAGTTCTGGGAGGCGGAGACGAGCGCTCTCATCGCGGAGCACGAGGCGATGCTGGCCCCGGTGGTCGAGGTGGAGCTGCCCGGTGAGCTCACCGCCACCGACCTGGTGGCGCTGCGGCAGGACCCCGTGCAGTTCGCCCGCCGCCAGCGCCGCCCGGTGCCCTTCCGGCCGAACCAGTACGCCAAGCGGGGCACCGCCTTCCACGAATGGCTGGAAGACCGGTTCGGGGGCGGCTCGCTGCTGGACGAGGAGCAGCTGCCGGGCATCGACGAGGAGGTCGTCCACGCGGAGGATCTGGCGAGGCTCAAGGAGTCCTTCCTCGCCAGCGAATGGTCGGAGCGCACGCCGGCCTTCGTGGAGCAGCCCTTCGAGGTGTCGATCGGCGGAGTCGTCGTGCGTGGGCGGATGGACGCTGTGTTCCGCGACCCCGGGAATCCGGAGGGTTGGCTCATCGTCGACTGGAAGACGGGACGCCCGCCGAGAGGTCCCGAGCGTCGCGCCGCCATCATCCAGCTCGCGGTATACCGGGAGGCGTGGCGGCGCATCATCGGCGACGCGCCGGTCCGCGCGGCGTTCCACTACGTCGGCTGGAACGAGACCCTGGAGCCGCGCGACCTGCCCGGAGCAGACGACCTCGTGGCGCTGCTGGCGCACGCCACGGCCGGCAACCAGTAG
- a CDS encoding potassium channel family protein: MRNRIRERFRGDTELSQLPDHALLGIINIPGAIAASPWSLIGRRVLYAFLLLFVVAFIVYVDKDGYTEHLTFIDAFYYSAVSLSTTGYGDITPVTQSARLINIVIITPIRIAFVILLVGTTLSVLTENSRKTLQIQRWRKTVRNHTIVIGYGTKGRSAVSALLADGVPPTQIVVVDTDKSVLSRAENQGLVTVYGSGTKADVLKIAGVTRARSVVVAPSSDDTAVLVTLSVRELAPSAMIVASVRESENQHLLEQSGADSVVISSETAGRLLGLATVTPTVVEMMEDLLSPDEGFSVAERPIGEDEVGANPRHLADIVLGLVRSGELYRIDSPEAETVEPGDRLLYIRRVTGEDVKRP, translated from the coding sequence ATGCGCAACCGCATCCGGGAACGATTCCGCGGCGACACGGAGCTCAGTCAGCTGCCGGATCACGCGCTGCTCGGGATCATCAACATCCCGGGGGCCATCGCGGCGAGCCCGTGGTCGCTCATCGGGCGGCGGGTGCTCTACGCGTTCCTCCTGCTGTTCGTCGTGGCGTTCATCGTCTACGTGGACAAGGACGGCTACACCGAGCACCTGACCTTCATCGACGCCTTCTATTACTCGGCGGTGTCCCTGTCCACCACCGGGTACGGCGACATCACCCCGGTGACCCAGTCGGCGCGGCTGATCAACATCGTGATCATCACGCCGATCCGTATCGCCTTCGTTATTCTCCTGGTCGGCACGACGCTGTCGGTGCTGACGGAGAATTCCCGCAAGACCCTGCAGATCCAGCGTTGGAGGAAGACCGTGCGCAACCACACCATCGTCATCGGCTACGGCACCAAGGGGCGTTCTGCCGTCTCGGCGCTGCTCGCCGACGGCGTGCCGCCCACCCAGATCGTCGTGGTCGACACCGACAAGTCGGTCCTCTCCCGCGCCGAGAACCAGGGCCTGGTCACGGTGTACGGCTCCGGCACGAAAGCGGACGTGCTCAAGATCGCCGGCGTCACCCGCGCCCGGTCGGTGGTGGTGGCCCCGAGCTCCGACGACACGGCCGTTCTGGTCACCTTGTCGGTGCGTGAGCTCGCACCCTCGGCGATGATCGTGGCCAGCGTGCGCGAATCGGAGAACCAGCACCTGCTGGAGCAGTCCGGCGCCGACTCTGTGGTCATTTCCTCGGAGACGGCGGGCCGGCTGCTGGGGCTGGCCACGGTCACGCCCACCGTCGTGGAGATGATGGAGGACCTCCTCAGCCCCGACGAGGGCTTCTCCGTCGCCGAACGCCCGATCGGGGAGGACGAGGTGGGCGCCAACCCCCGGCACCTCGCCGACATCGTGCTCGGCCTCGTGCGATCGGGCGAGCTCTACCGCATTGACAGCCCCGAGGCCGAGACAGTCGAACCCGGCGACCGTCTGCTGTACATCCGCCGCGTCACCGGGGAGGACGTGAAGCGTCCGTGA
- a CDS encoding ATP-dependent helicase: MTSLPPIPVVRLTARDKNLPRRTWDADLPASGVWRVTGPAGSGVTSLLIDTVLARIDAGEDPTGILVVAASKETGAIIRRELTDRLSGTDFASEAPLVRSVHSLAFALLRDASEEPVRLMTGAEQDAVIRELLAGHAEEGRGTWPDEHRPALTFVGFARQLRDFLLRAAERGLSPEDLEELGRTHGRPIWTAAGGFLREYEQTMSLSSASSYTSYSASELVAAALEKPLASRWHTLVVDDAQHLDPTSAELVRRLIPGTDLVVVGGDPEQSIFRFRGASPAFLTELPVDHEIVLTGSLRTPEREVVVVDSFPTQNALIADRLRRAHLLAGVPWSDMAVVVRSTGQIAPVRRALLAAGVPVHISPTDVVLAEQRIVSNLLLGIRGLTEELTSSELQDLLLGPVGGADPVTLRRLIRGLRRFDPATRGIDTLRGLLLPDADMPDFGGLLTERERSILARICGVLEAGRAAMKTGSVEEILWAVWSATGLSDHLLASALRGGAGGSQADRDLDAVMSLFDAAGDYAERRPTGSIRSFITHITEQELPTGVRDRRTAAPQAVTLLTAHGTVGGEWGHVIVAGAQEGDWPSLGETGSIFDQEELVELLDAGVDPNVPVSRTADRLKEERRLFHVAVTRATATLLVTAVNCPDADEPTEPSRFVDEFALAHGLAPQRFCADPAGEAGDYQRLHVRLLSVPALLAELRRTASDPAARADERAQAARQLARLAQAGVPGADPAEWWTTTAPSTMEPLPTAPALSPSRIEGLLNCPLREVIQRLVAEEDTPAALTRGTLAHAYLEAVGRGVDTQQAKDLTLAAWDQVQNDPEWRVATERESLARLLDRTSLWLTQSRSRMTLVGAELDLDVAVDEGVRIRGRMDRLEVDESGDHWVVDLKTGGQAVSQPAAQQHVQLTAYQLALRNGALHDGRVTDLAPGDEGLPVGGGVLVYPGTKTKDVSTREQAAHPPEVLDEFASLLPGLVRELRGPTLTARINDGCERCPVRAICPLQPEGKATTRV, encoded by the coding sequence ATGACCTCTCTGCCCCCGATTCCCGTCGTCCGGCTCACCGCGCGGGACAAGAACCTGCCCCGGCGCACCTGGGACGCGGATCTGCCCGCTTCCGGGGTCTGGCGGGTCACCGGCCCGGCGGGGTCGGGTGTGACCAGCCTGCTCATCGACACCGTCCTGGCCCGCATCGACGCAGGCGAGGACCCCACCGGGATCCTCGTCGTCGCAGCCTCCAAGGAGACCGGGGCGATCATCCGCCGCGAGCTCACGGACCGTCTCTCCGGCACCGACTTCGCCTCCGAGGCCCCGCTTGTGCGCTCCGTGCACTCCCTGGCCTTCGCGCTGCTCCGCGACGCCTCCGAGGAGCCGGTGCGCCTGATGACGGGCGCGGAGCAGGACGCGGTCATCCGCGAACTGCTTGCCGGTCACGCAGAGGAGGGCCGCGGCACCTGGCCGGACGAGCACCGCCCGGCGTTGACCTTCGTGGGTTTTGCCCGGCAGCTGCGCGACTTCCTTCTGCGCGCCGCGGAACGCGGGTTGTCGCCGGAGGACCTGGAGGAACTCGGGCGCACCCACGGGCGCCCCATCTGGACCGCGGCCGGCGGCTTCCTGCGGGAGTACGAACAGACCATGTCCCTGTCCTCGGCCTCCAGCTACACCAGCTACTCCGCTTCCGAGCTGGTCGCCGCCGCCCTCGAGAAGCCTTTGGCCTCCCGCTGGCACACCCTCGTCGTCGACGATGCTCAGCACCTGGATCCGACGTCGGCTGAACTGGTGCGTAGGCTCATCCCCGGCACGGACCTCGTGGTGGTCGGCGGCGATCCCGAGCAGTCGATCTTCCGGTTCCGGGGTGCCTCGCCAGCGTTCCTCACGGAGCTGCCCGTCGACCATGAGATCGTGCTTACCGGCAGCCTGCGGACCCCGGAGCGGGAGGTGGTCGTCGTCGATTCCTTCCCCACGCAGAACGCGCTCATCGCCGACCGCCTCCGCCGGGCGCACCTGCTGGCGGGCGTCCCCTGGTCCGACATGGCCGTGGTGGTCCGCTCCACCGGCCAGATCGCCCCCGTCCGCCGGGCGCTGCTGGCCGCCGGCGTCCCCGTGCACATCAGCCCCACCGACGTCGTCCTCGCCGAACAACGCATCGTGTCCAATCTGCTGCTGGGTATCCGTGGGCTGACCGAGGAACTCACCTCCTCCGAACTGCAGGATCTCCTGCTCGGCCCGGTCGGCGGGGCCGATCCGGTGACGTTGCGCCGACTCATCCGCGGCCTGCGGCGCTTCGACCCGGCCACCCGGGGCATCGACACCCTCCGCGGCCTGCTCCTCCCGGACGCCGACATGCCCGACTTCGGCGGCCTGCTCACCGAACGGGAACGGTCCATCCTCGCCCGGATCTGCGGCGTCCTCGAGGCGGGCCGGGCGGCGATGAAGACCGGCAGCGTGGAGGAGATCCTGTGGGCGGTGTGGTCGGCCACCGGGCTGTCGGACCACCTGCTGGCCTCCGCCCTGCGCGGCGGCGCCGGCGGTTCCCAGGCCGACCGCGACCTGGATGCGGTGATGTCGCTTTTCGACGCCGCCGGTGACTACGCCGAACGACGCCCCACCGGTTCCATCCGCAGCTTCATCACCCACATCACCGAGCAGGAGCTGCCCACCGGCGTCCGCGACCGGCGGACCGCTGCCCCGCAGGCCGTCACCCTGCTCACCGCGCACGGCACCGTCGGAGGAGAATGGGGGCACGTCATCGTCGCGGGGGCCCAGGAGGGGGACTGGCCCTCATTGGGCGAGACGGGGTCGATCTTCGACCAGGAGGAGCTGGTCGAGCTTCTCGACGCCGGCGTCGATCCGAACGTCCCCGTCTCCCGCACCGCCGACCGGCTGAAGGAGGAGCGGCGCCTGTTCCACGTGGCCGTCACGCGCGCCACCGCAACCCTCCTGGTCACCGCCGTGAACTGCCCGGACGCGGATGAGCCGACCGAGCCGTCCCGCTTCGTCGATGAGTTCGCCCTCGCCCACGGGCTGGCCCCGCAGCGGTTCTGCGCGGACCCGGCCGGGGAGGCCGGCGACTACCAGCGGCTGCACGTCCGGCTGCTGTCGGTCCCGGCGCTGCTCGCCGAGCTGCGGCGGACGGCCAGCGACCCGGCCGCCCGCGCCGACGAACGCGCCCAGGCCGCCCGCCAGCTCGCCCGCCTGGCGCAGGCGGGTGTCCCGGGCGCGGACCCGGCGGAGTGGTGGACCACCACGGCCCCGTCGACCATGGAACCCCTGCCGACGGCGCCCGCCCTGTCGCCTTCGCGCATCGAGGGCCTGCTCAACTGCCCGCTGCGGGAGGTCATCCAGCGGCTCGTCGCGGAGGAGGACACCCCGGCGGCGCTGACCCGGGGAACGCTCGCGCACGCCTACCTGGAGGCGGTGGGGCGCGGCGTCGACACGCAACAGGCGAAGGACCTGACCCTCGCGGCGTGGGACCAGGTGCAGAACGACCCGGAGTGGCGGGTGGCCACGGAACGGGAGTCGCTGGCCCGCCTGCTCGACCGCACCAGCCTGTGGCTGACGCAGTCGCGCAGCCGCATGACCCTGGTGGGCGCAGAACTCGACCTGGACGTCGCGGTGGACGAGGGGGTGCGGATCCGCGGGCGCATGGACCGCCTCGAGGTGGACGAGTCCGGCGACCACTGGGTCGTGGACCTCAAGACCGGGGGCCAGGCCGTCTCCCAGCCCGCCGCCCAGCAGCACGTGCAGCTCACCGCCTACCAGCTGGCGCTGCGCAACGGCGCACTCCACGACGGCCGGGTGACGGACCTGGCGCCGGGGGATGAGGGGCTCCCCGTCGGCGGCGGCGTGCTGGTCTACCCGGGGACGAAGACGAAAGACGTGTCCACGCGTGAACAGGCGGCGCACCCCCCGGAGGTTCTCGATGAGTTCGCCTCCCTCCTGCCGGGCCTGGTCCGCGAACTCCGGGGGCCGACGCTGACCGCCCGCATCAACGACGGCTGCGAACGCTGCCCCGTCCGCGCCATCTGCCCGCTCCAGCCCGAAGGAAAGGCCACCACCCGTGTCTGA
- a CDS encoding DEAD/DEAH box helicase, with the protein MSAPTPSKPASPTFAELGVAEEICEALAAEGITRTFAIQELTLPLALDGTDLIGQARTGMGKTLGFGVPLLDRVFDAADVEELDGTPRALVIVPTRELAVQVGEDLRRAAARLPVRLTTIYGGRPYEEQLDALKAGVDVVVGTPGRLIDLYQRGDLQLDRVAVLVLDEADEMLDLGFLPDIEKILTALEHEHQTMLFSATMPGPIITLARSFLHQPVHIRAEEVGAAHTHSTTNQVVFQAHRMDKAAVTARILQAQGRGRTIVFARTKRTAADVATDLAGRGFAVGSVHGDMGQPAREKSLAAFRDGTIDILVATDVAARGIDIDDVTHVINYQTPDDPMTYVHRIGRTGRAGHSGTAVTLVGYDELPKWKLIDEELGLGTPEPPQWFSTSPELFGALSIPEGAQESVGKPRRVFGGAAAAVRSRAPRPARGKSRH; encoded by the coding sequence GTGTCTGCACCTACCCCGTCCAAGCCGGCCTCCCCCACCTTCGCTGAACTGGGTGTGGCCGAGGAGATCTGCGAGGCGCTCGCCGCCGAGGGCATCACCCGGACCTTCGCCATCCAGGAGCTCACGCTGCCGCTCGCCCTCGACGGCACCGACCTGATCGGCCAGGCCCGCACCGGAATGGGTAAGACCCTCGGTTTCGGCGTCCCCCTCCTCGACCGCGTCTTCGACGCCGCGGATGTCGAGGAACTCGACGGCACGCCCCGCGCCCTCGTCATCGTCCCCACCCGCGAACTCGCGGTGCAGGTCGGAGAGGATCTCCGGCGCGCCGCGGCCAGGCTGCCGGTCCGGTTGACCACGATCTACGGCGGACGGCCCTACGAGGAGCAGCTCGACGCCCTCAAGGCGGGCGTCGACGTCGTCGTGGGCACCCCGGGACGTCTCATCGACCTCTACCAGCGCGGCGACCTCCAGCTGGACCGTGTGGCGGTCCTCGTGCTCGACGAGGCCGACGAGATGCTGGACCTGGGTTTCCTGCCCGACATCGAGAAGATTCTCACCGCCCTGGAGCACGAACACCAGACGATGCTGTTCTCCGCGACGATGCCGGGTCCCATCATCACGCTCGCGCGCAGCTTCCTCCATCAGCCCGTGCACATCCGCGCCGAGGAGGTGGGCGCCGCCCACACCCACTCCACCACGAACCAGGTCGTCTTCCAGGCGCACCGGATGGACAAAGCCGCCGTCACCGCCCGGATTCTCCAGGCGCAGGGCCGGGGCAGGACCATCGTCTTCGCCCGCACCAAGCGCACCGCGGCCGATGTGGCCACGGACCTGGCCGGGCGCGGTTTCGCGGTCGGGTCGGTGCACGGCGACATGGGCCAGCCTGCGCGCGAGAAGTCGCTCGCGGCGTTCCGCGACGGCACGATCGACATCCTCGTGGCAACCGACGTCGCCGCCCGCGGCATCGACATCGACGACGTCACGCACGTCATCAACTACCAGACCCCGGACGATCCGATGACCTACGTCCACCGCATCGGCCGCACGGGCCGAGCCGGGCACTCCGGCACCGCGGTGACCCTCGTGGGCTACGACGAACTGCCGAAGTGGAAGTTGATCGACGAGGAGCTCGGCCTCGGCACCCCGGAGCCGCCGCAGTGGTTCTCCACTTCCCCCGAGCTCTTCGGCGCGCTGTCCATTCCCGAGGGCGCCCAGGAATCGGTGGGCAAGCCGCGCCGGGTGTTCGGCGGCGCGGCCGCCGCGGTCCGGAGCCGTGCTCCGCGCCCTGCCCGGGGAAAGTCCCGCCACTGA
- a CDS encoding DUF3152 domain-containing protein yields the protein MSPGSREAALARYARELGWRAYAIPVLVVITVWVLVDVFSAPADRGAQDSGSVNSTAQSTDRGDATDTAGTDGGRRPGPDPADSPRQQLAVDQLPPGGPYAEQGGGTYRVVGAPGLAAGEGAEQVVRFVVEVEDGVDTSGSGGDDALSAMIDATLANPKSWINDPAFRFEHVGPGDDPDMRIQLTSVGTTREVCGGRDLEMETSCHIRVDGESRVIINESRWVRGAAPFNGDLGSYRQYLINHEVGHGLGFAEHEACSAEGELAPIMMQQTLSLNNAELYTFSPEEVYPDENVTCQYNPWPYPRPAVL from the coding sequence ATGAGTCCTGGTTCCCGCGAGGCCGCACTGGCCCGTTACGCCCGTGAACTGGGATGGCGCGCCTACGCCATCCCGGTGCTCGTCGTCATCACCGTCTGGGTGCTCGTCGACGTGTTCAGCGCACCCGCAGACCGGGGCGCACAGGACTCCGGCAGCGTCAACTCCACCGCACAGTCGACGGATCGCGGCGATGCCACGGACACCGCCGGCACGGACGGCGGCCGCCGCCCCGGCCCGGACCCGGCGGACTCCCCCCGGCAGCAGCTGGCGGTCGACCAGCTGCCGCCCGGCGGCCCCTACGCAGAACAGGGCGGGGGAACCTACCGGGTGGTGGGCGCCCCGGGTCTGGCCGCCGGTGAAGGGGCGGAGCAGGTGGTGCGTTTCGTCGTCGAGGTCGAGGACGGCGTGGACACCTCCGGCTCCGGGGGCGACGACGCCCTGTCGGCGATGATCGACGCCACCCTGGCCAACCCCAAGAGCTGGATCAATGACCCCGCCTTCCGCTTCGAGCACGTCGGCCCCGGGGACGATCCGGACATGCGCATCCAGCTCACCAGCGTGGGCACCACCCGGGAGGTGTGCGGCGGCCGTGATCTCGAGATGGAGACCAGCTGCCACATCCGCGTCGACGGCGAGAGCCGGGTCATCATCAACGAGTCCCGCTGGGTGCGCGGCGCCGCCCCCTTCAACGGCGACCTCGGCTCCTACCGGCAGTACCTGATCAACCACGAGGTCGGGCACGGCCTCGGCTTCGCCGAGCATGAGGCGTGCAGCGCGGAGGGGGAACTCGCGCCGATCATGATGCAGCAGACCCTGTCCCTCAACAACGCCGAGCTGTACACCTTCAGCCCGGAGGAGGTCTATCCGGATGAGAACGTCACCTGCCAGTACAACCCCTGGCCGTACCCGCGGCCCGCGGTGCTCTAA